The following proteins are encoded in a genomic region of Planococcus lenghuensis:
- a CDS encoding 5-oxoprolinase subunit C family protein — translation MLKINKGGLQTTVQDSGRYGLQKFGVITNGAMDPYAFRIANILIGNTEFEAALEITLAGPVIEFEQDAMIALCGGDLSPVIDGQNAKMWRPLFVPKGSTLTFGAPRTGTRAYLAVAGGIDVPEIMGSKSTYLRAGIGGFKGRALEAGDELTAGRLSSRQSALLAAHSKNNVCQPSWSVASLSYSAEPVIQVMEGRQFSLFDSRSRDHFFQETFSISVQSDRMGCRLEGVSLHLEETQELISEAVAFGSVQVPPDGNPIVLLADRQTTGGYPKIGQIASVDLPLVAQLKPGDRLHFQKISLEEAQQLYRAQEQLIRQLKTSIRLKQEEWI, via the coding sequence ATGCTGAAGATCAATAAAGGCGGCCTCCAGACAACGGTCCAGGATTCAGGCCGCTATGGCTTGCAGAAATTCGGCGTTATCACAAACGGTGCCATGGATCCGTATGCATTCCGCATTGCGAATATCCTCATAGGGAACACAGAATTCGAAGCGGCTCTCGAAATCACGCTCGCAGGACCGGTGATTGAGTTTGAGCAGGACGCTATGATTGCGTTATGCGGCGGAGACCTCTCACCGGTAATCGATGGACAGAATGCAAAAATGTGGCGGCCGCTGTTCGTTCCAAAAGGCAGCACATTAACATTTGGCGCACCGCGAACTGGCACCCGGGCTTATTTAGCGGTTGCCGGGGGAATTGATGTGCCGGAAATCATGGGCAGTAAATCGACGTATCTGCGGGCGGGCATCGGCGGATTCAAAGGGCGGGCACTTGAAGCGGGAGATGAACTGACTGCCGGCCGGCTCTCTTCCCGGCAATCCGCCCTCCTGGCTGCCCATAGCAAGAATAATGTGTGTCAGCCCAGCTGGTCTGTTGCATCTCTTTCTTACTCCGCTGAACCGGTGATTCAGGTAATGGAGGGAAGACAATTCAGCTTGTTTGACAGCCGGAGCAGAGATCATTTTTTCCAGGAGACATTCTCCATATCGGTCCAGTCTGACCGGATGGGCTGCCGGCTGGAAGGTGTGTCATTGCATTTGGAAGAAACCCAGGAATTGATCTCCGAAGCAGTTGCGTTCGGATCTGTCCAAGTTCCGCCGGACGGCAATCCGATCGTTTTATTGGCAGACCGGCAAACAACTGGCGGTTATCCGAAAATCGGTCAAATCGCTTCTGTCGATCTTCCGCTGGTCGCTCAGTTAAAACCGGGCGACCGGCTTCACTTCCAGAAGATCAGCCTCGAAGAAGCCCAGCAGCTTTACCGGGCACAAGAACAGCTGATCCGGCAGCTTAAGACCTCAATTCGATTAAAGCAGGAGGAATGGATATGA
- a CDS encoding LamB/YcsF family protein has protein sequence MTFQVDINCDMGESFGAYSMGRDAEILDYVTSANIACGFHAGDPPTMRKTVKLALEKNVGIGAHPGLQDLAGFGRRTMNISPREAYELTVYQIGALAGFVKAEGAQMQHVKAHGAFYNMAAKDASLSEAIAEAVYDVDPQLILFGLSGSELIKAGNKTGLRTASEVFADRTYQQDGSLTSRSEPNALLTNTEAAINQVIRMVKEQKVHSVQGLDIGLQADTICIHGDKPTALDFAMHISASLKEAGVDVTKIRDVL, from the coding sequence ATGACATTTCAAGTGGACATAAATTGTGATATGGGAGAAAGTTTCGGTGCCTATTCAATGGGACGGGACGCGGAGATTCTGGACTATGTGACATCGGCTAATATTGCCTGCGGGTTCCATGCGGGTGACCCGCCGACGATGCGAAAAACCGTAAAACTCGCCCTCGAGAAAAATGTCGGGATCGGCGCTCATCCGGGGCTTCAGGATCTAGCCGGGTTTGGGAGGCGCACGATGAATATTTCGCCCCGGGAAGCATACGAACTGACGGTTTATCAAATCGGGGCATTGGCGGGTTTCGTGAAAGCGGAAGGTGCACAGATGCAGCATGTAAAAGCACACGGTGCTTTCTATAACATGGCCGCAAAGGATGCCTCCCTTTCAGAAGCAATTGCAGAAGCCGTATACGATGTGGACCCGCAGCTGATTTTATTCGGCTTGTCGGGGAGCGAATTGATTAAGGCGGGGAATAAAACCGGACTCCGGACAGCGAGCGAAGTGTTCGCAGACCGTACATACCAGCAGGACGGCTCGCTCACTTCCCGGTCGGAACCGAATGCGTTACTGACCAATACCGAGGCTGCCATAAACCAGGTCATCCGCATGGTCAAGGAGCAAAAAGTACATTCTGTTCAAGGTCTGGATATCGGGTTGCAGGCAGATACGATCTGCATTCATGGCGATAAACCGACGGCACTTGATTTTGCTATGCATATTTCAGCATCATTAAAAGAAGCCGGAGTGGACGTCACAAAAATACGGGATGTTCTTTAA
- a CDS encoding NRAMP family divalent metal transporter: MKNSNRSILLGAAFLMATSAIGPGFLTQTTVFTETLLASFGFVILISIIIDIGAQMNIWRIIAMAEMRAQDIANAVLPGLGYFLAVLVVMGGLAFNIGNIAGAGLGLNVLFGISPAMGALLSGILAIGIFLIKEAGRAMDRFAQLLGFIMIALTLYVMFTAQPPVGEAVARTFAPDTIDILAIVTLVGGTVGGYITFAGGHRLIDAGLSGKAALPEVTRSSVYAIGVASIMRVFLFLAVLGVVSQGLALDPDNPPASVFRLAAGEVGYKIFGVVMWSAAVTSVVGAAYTSVSFIRTFSPVLEKYHRWLIISFIIISTIVFVSIGRPVLILILVGSLNGLILPIALGVMLVAAHRADIVGEYKHPVWMTAFGAIIVIAMAILGAYALMNGIPQLFRT; encoded by the coding sequence ATGAAAAATTCTAACCGCAGTATTTTACTGGGAGCCGCATTTCTGATGGCCACTTCCGCTATCGGACCCGGATTCCTGACTCAGACCACTGTTTTTACTGAAACCCTTCTTGCATCATTCGGTTTTGTCATCTTAATTTCCATCATTATTGATATTGGCGCACAGATGAACATCTGGCGGATTATCGCCATGGCGGAAATGCGGGCACAGGACATCGCAAATGCCGTTCTTCCAGGGCTTGGCTACTTCCTGGCTGTACTGGTTGTCATGGGTGGCCTTGCATTCAATATCGGGAACATCGCCGGCGCGGGCTTGGGGCTGAATGTATTGTTCGGCATCTCTCCTGCAATGGGGGCACTGCTGAGCGGCATTCTGGCGATCGGCATCTTTCTGATCAAGGAAGCCGGCCGGGCAATGGACCGGTTCGCCCAGCTGCTCGGCTTTATCATGATCGCGCTGACCCTGTATGTGATGTTCACGGCCCAACCGCCTGTTGGTGAAGCAGTGGCCAGAACATTCGCCCCTGATACGATTGATATTCTCGCTATTGTTACGCTCGTCGGCGGAACAGTCGGCGGCTACATTACATTTGCCGGCGGGCATCGCTTGATTGATGCCGGATTGAGCGGTAAAGCTGCACTTCCTGAAGTGACTCGGAGCTCCGTCTATGCAATCGGTGTCGCTTCCATCATGCGGGTCTTTCTGTTTCTTGCTGTTCTTGGCGTTGTTTCCCAAGGACTGGCACTGGATCCTGATAATCCGCCTGCATCGGTTTTCCGGCTGGCGGCCGGCGAAGTCGGCTACAAGATCTTCGGCGTGGTCATGTGGTCGGCGGCTGTCACTTCCGTCGTCGGAGCAGCGTATACATCCGTTTCATTTATCCGGACATTCAGCCCTGTACTCGAGAAGTATCATCGCTGGCTCATCATTTCATTTATCATCATCTCCACCATTGTCTTCGTGTCCATCGGGCGTCCGGTTCTGATCCTGATTCTGGTCGGTTCGCTGAATGGCCTGATTCTCCCGATTGCGCTTGGTGTCATGCTTGTAGCTGCACACCGCGCTGATATTGTTGGGGAGTACAAGCACCCGGTGTGGATGACGGCATTTGGTGCAATTATCGTGATAGCCATGGCCATTCTCGGAGCCTATGCACTTATGAACGGGATTCCGCAGCTCTTCCGCACATAA
- the tagD gene encoding glycerol-3-phosphate cytidylyltransferase: MKKVITYGTFDLLHYGHINILKRAKQHGDFLVVALSTDEFNAIKGKESYFKYEERKQLLNAIRYVDLVIPEESWDQKARDIQKYDIDCFVMGNDWEGKFDFLKKYTEVVYLPRTPEISTSKIKDDLGFGSTG, encoded by the coding sequence ATGAAAAAAGTAATTACGTACGGCACATTCGATCTCCTGCACTATGGCCATATCAACATTCTGAAGCGGGCAAAACAGCATGGTGATTTTCTTGTTGTTGCGCTGTCCACAGATGAATTTAATGCTATTAAAGGAAAGGAAAGCTACTTTAAATATGAAGAACGAAAACAGCTTTTAAATGCGATCCGCTATGTCGATCTGGTTATCCCGGAAGAAAGCTGGGATCAGAAAGCGCGTGACATTCAAAAATACGATATTGATTGTTTTGTCATGGGAAATGACTGGGAAGGAAAATTTGATTTTCTGAAGAAGTATACAGAAGTCGTCTATCTCCCCCGGACACCTGAAATTTCAACAAGCAAGATCAAAGATGACCTCGGATTCGGCTCCACCGGCTAA
- a CDS encoding CDP-glycerol glycerophosphotransferase family protein gives MTQLARWIASFLAVFVPIKRGTVLLLEYSYPSGSNTKVLGEALEEEYIVYTTDGAAFLKPIEHISELLPKIRLFVYTAQFEILVSTHGLKKIKKRQLMIELWHGIPLKAMGSMETTDADSVNKRFNMDFLMTTSKLHSLQLDACLHIDFYRHRILGNPRNDLLFREPAGLIGQLHIRQDFDRVLLYMPTFRQGYLDRTEGKVGPDLFNFGSLEEEAAFLQWLEEQNMLLMVKLHPMEEEVLMEKVRRLKSDNILVLQSSLLKQHGIDLYELLPETDLLITDYSSIYFDYLLLDRPIVFTNADLDLYRAARGLLLEPYDYWTPGHKAQSYAELQTAISRSYANDSFADKRKEIKDLFHAHQDGQTSRRITDFIRGNRKI, from the coding sequence ATGACACAATTGGCACGCTGGATCGCTTCATTCCTGGCCGTATTCGTACCGATCAAGCGGGGTACTGTGCTGCTGCTCGAGTACAGCTATCCCTCCGGTTCGAATACAAAAGTGCTTGGTGAAGCATTAGAAGAAGAATACATAGTATATACAACGGATGGCGCTGCGTTCCTCAAACCGATTGAACATATCAGCGAGCTGCTGCCGAAAATCCGGCTGTTTGTGTACACAGCGCAGTTCGAAATCCTTGTATCGACGCACGGACTGAAAAAGATCAAAAAAAGACAGCTCATGATTGAGCTGTGGCACGGCATCCCGCTGAAAGCGATGGGGTCAATGGAAACGACGGATGCCGACAGTGTCAACAAACGCTTTAATATGGATTTCCTGATGACCACATCCAAATTGCATTCCCTCCAGCTTGATGCCTGTCTGCATATCGATTTCTACCGCCACCGTATTCTTGGCAACCCGCGCAATGATTTGCTATTCCGTGAACCCGCCGGTCTGATCGGCCAGCTGCACATCAGGCAGGACTTCGACCGGGTGCTCTTGTACATGCCGACCTTCCGCCAAGGATACCTGGACCGGACAGAAGGCAAAGTCGGCCCGGATCTGTTCAATTTCGGCAGCTTGGAAGAAGAAGCGGCATTCCTGCAATGGCTGGAAGAACAAAACATGCTGCTGATGGTGAAATTGCACCCGATGGAAGAGGAAGTGCTGATGGAAAAGGTCCGCAGACTCAAATCGGACAATATTCTTGTCCTGCAATCATCGCTTCTGAAGCAGCACGGCATCGATTTATATGAACTGCTGCCGGAAACCGACCTGCTCATCACTGATTACTCAAGCATTTACTTTGATTATCTGTTGCTGGACCGGCCGATCGTCTTCACGAATGCTGACCTTGATTTGTACCGGGCGGCACGGGGCTTGCTTCTTGAACCATATGATTACTGGACGCCCGGTCATAAAGCACAGAGTTATGCTGAGCTGCAGACTGCTATTTCTAGAAGTTATGCCAACGACAGTTTCGCAGACAAGCGAAAAGAGATTAAAGACCTGTTTCATGCCCACCAGGACGGTCAGACATCCAGAAGGATCACAGATTTTATTCGCGGAAACCGGAAAATCTAA
- a CDS encoding DUF421 domain-containing protein: MPYVIIAVKLIMGLAALVAVARLLGKKTMSQVTPFDFVYAIVLGGLLTETVYAKNASIWQL, from the coding sequence ATGCCATATGTCATAATTGCAGTCAAATTAATCATGGGATTGGCTGCATTAGTTGCAGTGGCGCGGCTGCTTGGAAAGAAGACGATGTCTCAGGTGACACCATTCGATTTTGTTTACGCCATTGTGCTTGGAGGGCTGCTGACAGAGACGGTTTACGCAAAAAACGCATCGATCTGGCAGCTATAG
- a CDS encoding DUF421 domain-containing protein — MYAIELGTEKSDKFRIWIKGEAAVLMKDGEFNYSELRKNELDMEQVRSMLRQQSIFSIDEVKDLILEPGGKFSVNKYKKQGSVTPEMLGLKPLDDPVTYLLVDKGDLEEKMLERMGKSENWLREQLENRGYPPLEKLLYVEWCPEKGFSVKTKLDDKIQRDKLN, encoded by the coding sequence ATGTACGCAATCGAATTAGGGACCGAAAAATCCGATAAATTCCGGATCTGGATTAAAGGAGAAGCCGCAGTGTTGATGAAAGATGGCGAATTCAATTACAGTGAATTGCGAAAGAACGAATTGGACATGGAACAGGTCCGGTCAATGCTTCGCCAGCAAAGCATCTTCTCCATCGATGAAGTAAAAGACCTGATTTTGGAACCAGGCGGGAAATTCAGCGTGAACAAATACAAAAAGCAGGGATCCGTAACACCGGAAATGCTGGGATTGAAACCACTGGACGACCCTGTGACCTATCTCTTGGTCGATAAAGGGGACCTCGAAGAAAAGATGCTGGAACGGATGGGCAAGTCGGAAAATTGGCTGCGCGAACAATTGGAAAATCGCGGGTATCCGCCACTGGAGAAATTGCTGTACGTCGAGTGGTGCCCGGAAAAGGGATTTTCGGTAAAAACGAAACTGGATGATAAAATACAGCGGGACAAGCTCAATTAA
- a CDS encoding TraB/GumN family protein: MHEENVTRIDLDGKEVILIGTAHVSKLSAEQVKEVIERERPDAVCIELDEQRYQSVTDKNRWKETDIFKVIRGGQSSLLLMNLAVSSFQNRLAKQFGISPGQEMIQGIESAKETGAELVLADRNIQVTFSRIWGNIGFWGKSQLLTSVFYSIFSREEISEEELEKMKSQDTLNAALAEMTKSFPKLKTPLIDERDQYLAQKIKEAPGNKVVAVLGAAHVPGITKEIHREHDLAALSQRPPKAKWPKVIGWLIPLSIIAIIAYTFMTNPQDGLYQAMSWILWNGGLSALGAAIAFAHPLAILTAFIAAPISSLNPLIAAGWFAGFAQAYFRRPNVGDFERLSEDVFTVKGFWDNKVTRVLLVVVLSNVGSSIGTFIGGADVIRVFLENL, from the coding sequence ATGCACGAAGAAAATGTGACCCGAATCGACTTAGATGGAAAAGAAGTAATTCTGATCGGCACTGCACATGTTTCGAAATTGAGTGCCGAACAGGTAAAAGAAGTGATTGAGCGGGAACGTCCGGATGCTGTCTGCATTGAACTGGATGAACAGCGCTATCAATCGGTCACGGATAAGAATAGATGGAAAGAGACGGATATCTTCAAAGTCATCCGGGGCGGGCAATCCTCGCTGCTGCTGATGAACTTGGCTGTCTCGTCATTCCAGAACCGGCTGGCGAAGCAATTCGGCATCTCGCCCGGACAGGAAATGATCCAAGGCATCGAGTCCGCGAAAGAAACAGGCGCGGAACTTGTACTCGCAGACCGCAATATCCAAGTGACGTTTTCACGCATTTGGGGCAATATCGGGTTCTGGGGCAAGTCTCAGCTCCTAACTTCCGTCTTCTACAGCATCTTCAGCCGGGAAGAGATTTCCGAGGAAGAACTCGAGAAAATGAAATCGCAGGATACGCTGAATGCCGCACTTGCGGAAATGACGAAGTCATTTCCGAAATTGAAAACACCGCTTATCGATGAACGGGATCAGTACCTGGCGCAGAAGATCAAAGAGGCGCCGGGGAATAAAGTGGTGGCTGTACTCGGCGCTGCTCACGTACCGGGAATCACAAAAGAAATCCACCGGGAACATGATTTAGCGGCGTTATCGCAGCGGCCACCGAAAGCGAAATGGCCGAAAGTCATCGGCTGGCTCATCCCGCTGTCGATTATCGCCATCATTGCGTATACGTTCATGACCAATCCGCAGGACGGGCTCTATCAGGCGATGAGCTGGATTCTATGGAACGGTGGACTGTCGGCGCTCGGTGCGGCGATTGCCTTCGCGCACCCGCTGGCCATTTTGACAGCATTCATCGCCGCACCGATTTCATCGCTCAATCCGCTGATTGCGGCAGGCTGGTTCGCCGGGTTCGCCCAGGCTTACTTCCGCCGGCCGAACGTTGGAGATTTCGAGCGGCTGTCAGAAGATGTATTTACAGTGAAAGGGTTCTGGGACAATAAAGTCACCCGGGTGCTGCTTGTCGTCGTCCTGTCGAATGTCGGCAGCTCGATCGGCACCTTCATCGGGGGAGCGGATGTTATCCGGGTTTTCCTTGAGAATTTATAA
- a CDS encoding MDR family MFS transporter — translation MVKTNAVEPQEINKVPLLAVLIAGAFIAVLNQTLLATALPPIMDDLEIDATTAQWLTTGFMLVNGVMIPVTAFLIERFSTRSLFLTAMGLFAVGTVICAIAPGFPVLLTGRIVQAAGAGIMMPLIMTVFFVIFPIEKRGQAMGLFGLVISFAPAIGPTLSGWVVQHYPWRSLFYIIIPIALLNLVAAYYLLKNVTEQSYPKLDVLSVILSTLGFGGILYGFSSAGDFGWGSWPVLTSIGVGTVTLIWFIRRQLQLKQPLLEFKVFQYRVFTLATIIGIIVFVAMISGATILPIYMQQMHNFTPLASGLMLLPGAIVMGLSNPITGRIFDKGGGKWLLIGGMSLVTITTFMFSDLSTETSFTYLAVVNAFRMLGVAMVMMPATTAGLNQLPARLIPHGTALNNTMRQVSGSIGTALLVTIMASAALNPDVYGAEGAVRGVNVTFMAVGVASAIGIIVALLLPNPKGNKSMPQAAADRETSHGHAEAD, via the coding sequence ATGGTGAAAACAAATGCGGTTGAACCGCAGGAAATAAATAAAGTGCCGCTGCTGGCCGTCCTGATTGCAGGGGCGTTCATCGCTGTCTTGAATCAGACGCTGCTGGCCACGGCATTGCCGCCGATCATGGACGATCTCGAGATTGATGCAACCACTGCCCAGTGGCTGACGACCGGATTCATGCTCGTCAACGGTGTCATGATTCCAGTAACAGCATTCCTGATTGAACGGTTTTCAACGAGGAGTCTGTTCCTGACCGCCATGGGCCTGTTTGCGGTCGGGACCGTCATATGCGCCATTGCGCCGGGTTTTCCGGTTCTGCTGACAGGAAGGATTGTCCAGGCAGCCGGAGCAGGAATCATGATGCCGCTTATCATGACAGTGTTTTTTGTGATTTTCCCGATAGAAAAACGCGGCCAGGCGATGGGGCTCTTCGGTCTCGTCATCTCGTTTGCGCCGGCAATCGGACCGACGCTATCGGGCTGGGTTGTGCAACATTATCCGTGGCGGTCGCTTTTTTACATCATCATTCCGATTGCTTTGCTCAATCTTGTAGCAGCATACTATTTATTGAAAAATGTAACCGAGCAGTCCTATCCAAAGCTGGATGTTTTATCGGTCATCCTGTCGACACTCGGTTTTGGCGGCATTCTGTACGGCTTCAGCAGTGCAGGCGACTTCGGCTGGGGCAGCTGGCCGGTGCTGACCTCAATCGGGGTGGGGACAGTAACGCTGATCTGGTTCATCCGGCGGCAACTTCAGCTCAAACAGCCGCTGCTTGAATTTAAGGTGTTCCAGTATCGGGTGTTTACACTGGCGACCATTATTGGCATCATCGTGTTCGTCGCCATGATTTCCGGGGCGACCATCCTGCCGATTTACATGCAGCAGATGCACAATTTTACACCATTGGCATCCGGGCTGATGCTGCTTCCCGGCGCCATTGTGATGGGACTTTCAAATCCGATCACCGGCCGTATTTTCGATAAAGGCGGCGGCAAGTGGCTCTTAATCGGCGGCATGTCGCTTGTGACCATTACGACGTTCATGTTTTCCGATCTGTCGACAGAGACATCATTTACTTACCTTGCTGTCGTAAACGCGTTCCGGATGCTCGGTGTCGCGATGGTGATGATGCCGGCGACCACGGCCGGTCTCAATCAGCTTCCGGCGCGCCTTATCCCGCACGGAACAGCATTGAATAACACAATGCGCCAGGTATCCGGTTCGATCGGAACGGCACTCTTGGTCACCATTATGGCAAGCGCTGCACTGAATCCCGACGTCTATGGAGCTGAAGGAGCTGTCCGGGGCGTCAACGTTACATTCATGGCGGTCGGTGTCGCAAGTGCGATCGGAATTATCGTCGCCCTTCTTTTGCCAAACCCGAAAGGGAATAAGAGCATGCCCCAAGCGGCTGCCGACAGAGAAACTTCTCACGGACATGCGGAAGCTGATTGA
- a CDS encoding class I SAM-dependent methyltransferase produces MTEHEWDRALRIKTAGTLSGIYQSAHYNRYEATPYAGLEALFEEYGLKPDGHFVDFGCGKGRVPFYVHRKFGITATGIEMSGHLYQEALENQASYMAKTKQKKGSVHFIRTFAEEYPINPEDSMFYFFNPFSVQIFMTVISRILESAEQNPRPVTLILYFPTADYIQFAEQSFKLIGEVKVPGLYERNSNERFMIFRK; encoded by the coding sequence ATGACAGAACATGAATGGGACCGGGCACTCCGTATTAAAACAGCCGGGACGTTGAGCGGCATTTACCAGTCAGCGCATTATAACAGGTATGAAGCCACGCCTTATGCAGGGCTTGAGGCGTTATTTGAAGAGTACGGGCTAAAGCCGGACGGGCATTTCGTCGATTTTGGCTGCGGTAAAGGGCGGGTGCCTTTTTATGTACACCGCAAATTCGGTATAACAGCGACCGGTATTGAGATGAGCGGTCACCTCTATCAGGAAGCGTTGGAAAACCAGGCAAGCTATATGGCAAAAACAAAACAGAAAAAAGGGAGTGTCCATTTTATCCGGACGTTCGCAGAAGAGTATCCCATCAATCCCGAGGACAGCATGTTTTACTTTTTCAATCCGTTTTCTGTCCAAATTTTCATGACTGTGATCAGCCGGATTCTTGAATCGGCAGAACAGAATCCACGTCCGGTTACACTAATCCTTTATTTCCCGACGGCAGATTACATTCAGTTTGCGGAACAGTCATTTAAATTGATCGGTGAAGTGAAAGTGCCGGGCCTGTATGAACGCAACAGCAATGAGCGGTTTATGATTTTCAGAAAGTGA
- a CDS encoding GAF domain-containing sensor histidine kinase → MNTVPYRNRLAQVYMLIISALGWAAAAYSLFHLPAIGEPVELLLLLAFLFVCEFYPMPFPKGSSSLSFPVVYLTYLIFGLEITVMLHFISVLLAALINRRPARIVFFNPAQFVLSLLVAHFAYSGVAVLDAATLWPVFVSFLIFICTYYTVNNGIVDFVLLIRPEKYPLTVWAAKTRGELFSFTISLIYGFLLHFLGSQARREADIFSYFFFLSPLIFLSILSSVIIRLRADKQRLKALFNFSSELNKAIPVKRWETDIQQLIGQIVSYEECFLFLTDEKDGWRLAFANGSFQLPEDRYKELDALQQLQQTTVFNKPDWMYAPLSQYFEETVQTAVYAPLTLDSESVGCLIMTKTRTKGFSGEDVQSIATIANQLAIFLKTQLLFSEKEQRMLLEERNRIAQDIHDGIAQTLAGAIMKLDTAAKKISSRPADARQLVISSNDVLRDGLKEVRNSIYALRPMPTEELGLHAAIERKIEEFARNGPGGPAISFSVRGAQQQLSLLTEKVIFSVIQESIQNSLKHANATKIDVLLRYQREEIFLKIKDNGIGFSLYEAMTKAMKEPHYGIIQMNESAAKIGAALQISNSGETGTEIIMRIPKMGLEGAEAVD, encoded by the coding sequence ATGAATACTGTTCCTTATCGGAACCGACTCGCGCAAGTTTATATGCTGATCATATCGGCTCTTGGCTGGGCAGCTGCTGCATACTCACTGTTTCATCTGCCTGCAATCGGAGAGCCGGTTGAACTGCTGCTTCTTTTGGCGTTTCTCTTTGTCTGTGAATTCTATCCGATGCCTTTTCCAAAAGGCAGCTCATCGCTGTCTTTTCCGGTAGTGTATTTGACGTATTTGATATTCGGACTGGAGATAACGGTCATGTTGCATTTCATCTCTGTGCTGCTGGCCGCCCTGATCAATCGACGGCCGGCGCGCATCGTGTTTTTCAATCCTGCTCAGTTTGTACTGAGCCTCCTGGTTGCACATTTCGCATACAGCGGAGTTGCGGTTTTAGACGCGGCAACTCTCTGGCCGGTCTTCGTTTCGTTCCTGATATTCATCTGCACCTATTATACAGTGAACAACGGAATTGTGGATTTCGTCCTCCTGATTCGCCCGGAGAAGTACCCGCTCACTGTATGGGCGGCGAAAACACGCGGAGAACTGTTCAGTTTCACCATTTCTCTCATCTATGGCTTCCTGCTTCATTTCCTCGGCAGTCAGGCACGGCGGGAAGCCGATATTTTTTCTTATTTCTTCTTTTTATCACCACTTATTTTCCTGTCGATCTTAAGCTCGGTGATTATCCGGCTTCGGGCTGACAAACAGCGGCTGAAAGCACTGTTTAATTTTTCGTCAGAGCTCAATAAGGCAATTCCAGTGAAGCGCTGGGAAACCGATATCCAGCAGCTGATCGGCCAGATCGTATCTTACGAGGAGTGTTTTCTGTTCCTGACGGACGAGAAAGATGGCTGGCGGCTCGCGTTTGCCAACGGCTCCTTTCAATTGCCGGAGGACCGGTATAAGGAGTTAGATGCACTTCAGCAACTGCAACAGACTACTGTCTTCAATAAACCTGATTGGATGTACGCCCCGCTTTCCCAATATTTTGAGGAAACGGTCCAGACGGCGGTGTACGCACCACTCACGCTGGACTCCGAATCGGTCGGCTGCCTGATTATGACAAAGACCCGGACCAAGGGATTTTCAGGTGAAGATGTGCAATCCATTGCAACGATCGCCAATCAGTTGGCCATCTTCCTGAAGACGCAGCTGTTATTCAGCGAAAAAGAGCAACGGATGCTGCTGGAAGAACGGAACCGAATTGCACAGGACATTCACGATGGCATCGCTCAAACGCTGGCCGGCGCTATTATGAAGCTCGATACTGCCGCAAAGAAAATAAGCTCCCGTCCGGCAGATGCCCGGCAGCTTGTCATTAGCAGTAATGATGTTCTGCGGGATGGGCTGAAAGAAGTGAGGAATTCAATTTACGCCTTGCGGCCGATGCCTACTGAAGAACTCGGATTGCACGCAGCCATTGAGCGGAAAATTGAGGAATTTGCACGGAACGGCCCAGGAGGCCCGGCAATTTCCTTCAGTGTCCGCGGTGCACAGCAGCAGCTTAGCCTGCTCACTGAAAAAGTCATCTTCTCTGTTATTCAGGAAAGCATCCAAAATTCCTTAAAGCATGCTAACGCCACAAAAATCGATGTTCTCCTGCGCTATCAGCGGGAAGAAATTTTCCTTAAGATCAAAGATAACGGCATTGGTTTTTCTCTTTATGAAGCCATGACGAAAGCGATGAAAGAACCACATTACGGCATCATTCAAATGAACGAAAGCGCCGCAAAAATCGGTGCTGCGCTGCAGATCAGCAACAGTGGTGAAACAGGTACAGAAATCATAATGCGCATACCGAAAATGGGATTGGAAGGAGCGGAGGCTGTTGATTAA